In a single window of the Nicotiana tomentosiformis chromosome 10, ASM39032v3, whole genome shotgun sequence genome:
- the LOC104100806 gene encoding uncharacterized protein: protein MGQLASVQNTRPAGALPKAIPKAHINGVSLQNERELEEVPSKKRKQVTFNEKQANTTVESGTAEESEKPVEKAAAKQTTIHSCQATTCVMQILQELKDNISYKKFLDILKKVQMNIPLVDILQEVPKYAKYIKDIVANKIRLAEYDTMALTEECSSRIQSKLPQNLNDPSSFTIQILIDKHTVKRALCDLGATINLMSLSVFRQLGLSEPRPTTVILQLADGSLASLEGVIEDVLVQVGYFIFPVDLIILDYEPD from the coding sequence ATGGGGCAACTTGCCAGTGTCCAGAACACCAGACCAGCGGGAGCACTACCTAAGGCTATTCCTAAGGCTCATATTAATGGTGTATCCCTGCAGAATGAGAGAGAATTAGAAGAAGTCCCATCGAAGAAAAGAAAGCAAGTAACCTTTAATGAAAAACAGGCTAACACAACAGTTGAATCAGGAACTGCAGAAGAGTCAGAGAAGCCAGTTGAGAAGGCTGCGGCAAAGCAAACCACAATCCATAGTTGCCAAGCCACAACCTGCGTTATGCAAATATTGCAGGAATTGAAGGATAATATATCATATAAGAAGTTCCTCGATATTTTGAAGAAGGTGCAAATGAATATTCCGTTGGTAGACATCTTGCAGGAAGTGCCCAAATATGCAAAATATATCAAAGACATAGTGGCAAATAAGATAAGGTTAGCTGAGTACGATACCATGGCACTCACAGAAGAATGTAGTTCAAGAATTCAAAGCAAGCTACCTCAGAATTTGAATGATCCATCTAGTTTCACTATCCAGATTTTGATTGATAAGCACACAGTCAAGCGAGCCTTGTGTGATCTTGGAGCGACCATCAATTTGATGTCGCTATCTGTCTTTAGGCAGTTGGGGCTAAGTGAGCCGCGACCGACTACTGTGATCTTGCAATTAGCGGATGGCTCCCTTGCTAGTCTAGAAggggtgattgaagatgtgttagtACAAGTGGGTTATTTCATATTCCCCGTTGATTTAATTATCTTGGACTACGAGCCTGATTAG